DNA from Malus sylvestris chromosome 11, drMalSylv7.2, whole genome shotgun sequence:
AGTGattcaatatatatttttaacatattgcTGCAATCAGTTTTCTTCTCCCATGTTCTCCTCACACGAAACCAACTTTCAATGGAAAATCGCCTCAAATCGCCAAAAATCATCATAATCTCCATTACCCTAAACCCACACAACTTGCACAAATTCAGTGAGTTCGGCGCTGGGTCGAGCTTTGTTCCCAACAGCTATACTTTCTCGTTTTGGGGTGGACTCTGTGTTGCATGTATAGAATTTGTTGATTCATATGTATTGTTATTGTGGGGAAGTGGAACTTGCTGGAAATTATTGTTGTTGTGGGGAAGTGGAGCTTGCTGGAAATTAATGAAATGTGGTTTCTAATGTTATGCTTGGTGGtagacctggcattttggacccgacccgttaacccgacccgacccgacccattaatattagtatttgggtggatgcttaacgggtcgggtcgctaacgggtcaacccgttaacaactcgttaaataacgggtcactttgggtcaacccgttagacctgTTAACACCCTTTAGTTGATgatgttttagtaattttaatAAAGTCTTAACAGCAAAATATAAActctatgcaaaaaaaaataataataattgttaacaggtgtaaacgggtgacccgttaacttaacgggtcgagttaaacccgacccgtttacaggtctacttGGTGGGTACTAGAAGGGCAGGAAGCCAGAGTGTGCATTGAAGTTTAGGAATGGTCGACGTGGGATTGAAAGGGAATGAAACTACCATGGTGAATATGCTTGCGGCTTGTGGTTAGTCTACTAGACTGAATGAAGGAAGGTTTGACAGAGGAGACTCATAACTTAACACACATTGGAAAATTGGAGTTGTTTGAGTCACATGTGCATGATTTCATCATAAATGATCCGACGGCTCCACGtgtgattttcattttttttcaaaatcctaagaaatccatacaaatccacaaaaatcataatataaatctatataaattttttaaaatctatataaaattataaagtctattaaaatcttttgaaatttatcactaaaaaaaaatatattaaaatcctCGAAATCCAAATTGACCAGTAATTCCGGTCTATTGAACGAGTGATAGGACTTGGAACCTCTCCTGAGCCCAAGGAGAGGATCTTCTGACCAAAGGACTTGGGCACCCAACGGCTATAAACCGAAtccttttaaaattataataattatagctgtTGAATTTTCATCCAATGCCCAAGTCTTTTGGTTAGGAGGATCCTCACCttgggctcaggagaggatccaggTCCCGAGTGATATACCCAATTGTGTCGTCGCTAGCGACAGTACAATAGCACAAAACTCATAGAGAAGCAGAAGCCGGCGCCTACAGACATTAGACTCGTCGTGGAAGAAGCAGGAAACGAGTTTCACATTCCTACAGCGGATATTTAAGATGgaaggaggtggaggaggaggaggaggaggaggaggagaagacgaCATAGTTTGCTTGGACGAATCTTTCTTCATCGATGACAAGTAAGATTAAGGACGCTGTCCCTTTcattttttctgggttttcttcTTTTGCTGTTGCTGTTGCTCTTCTTCTGTATAATTTCCGTTCAGAAATCCCAGTGGTGAATGAAATGGTGCAGTTACCAGCTGACCACCTTCATATTTGGATCTCAAGTTATCGAGCTTCTTTGCCTCCACTCTGCTTCTAGTAAGTTTTATTGGCTCCTCTCTCTAAGTGACTCGACAATTTTAAGGTTAAAACTCAAGTTTTTCCTAAAACCAGGAAATTTGTCTTAAAAGAAATCAGGAAATTTCCGAAAACAAAATGTTTTTGAGAGAAAGTACGAAAATCGATTACACGTGCACAACAGTGGCCTTCGATAAAAACCTTGCCGGGAtttcaaaaggaaaaagagCGTCCGGCACCAACATTAAATAGAGTTACTATCCTCTACTAATAAATCATCGATTACAACAGGAGGTTCCTCAAACCATGGAACTTGTTGAAGCAAATTTAGTTATATAAACTTACAATATGAACGAGTTATGTAACTAGTTTACTCTTACATTATAATTCTTGCTTCAGTCCCTTTGCTTTATAAAGTATAAGTAATGATCTTTTTGAATGTATTGGATTTTGAATAACATGGGTAAGTGCCTAATCTGAATGAAGCCATtactttaaattttgttttcaagtCGACAACGGGGTCACATAGGTTCCTTTGTACATAATGCATTGTTGTAGTTCTAACTATTCTTGGAACAGCCGATTTTGATCTGACAGGGCAATTGGTATGGCCTGGAGCAATGCTGTTGAACGATTACCTTTCAAACAATGCGGTGCTTCTGCAAGGATGCACTGTTTTGGAATTAGGCTCTGGGGTCGGTATGTAGTTTTCAACAATTTCCTTTCTCTCCCTTTGGAATTAGGCTCTTGACTCCATCATTGCATAAGATAGTTGGTATACtaaatatgtatatgtatatgtatatgtatatgtatctgCACGTAAGCGTGCGCGATATCTGTCTTGGTTCTGTAGCTTCCGTTTTACAATTTACAGGTATTACTGGAATACTGTGCAGCAGGTTCTGCAGCAAAGTTGTATTAACAGACCATAATGATGAAGTTCTCAAGGCAAGGTCAtggtattaaaatttaaggcTATGGCATTTGATGAATCATCTCTAGTCTGCTAGTTttcttattttactattttatgtttttcgtCGCAGATCCTGAAGAAAAATATAGATCTGCATGCATCTTCCGAGAAGTCTAACTTTTGTTCTGGTGAGACAATAATCTCAAAACATATG
Protein-coding regions in this window:
- the LOC126588328 gene encoding uncharacterized protein LOC126588328 isoform X1, whose protein sequence is MEGGGGGGGGGGGEDDIVCLDESFFIDDNYQLTTFIFGSQVIELLCLHSASTDFDLTGQLVWPGAMLLNDYLSNNAVLLQGCTVLELGSGVGITGILCSRFCSKVVLTDHNDEVLKILKKNIDLHASSEKSNFCSELVAEKLEWGNSEQICHILQTYTNGFDLILGADICFQQSSICLLFNTVEKLLQARRDGQCKFILAYVSRTKTMDSLVISEASRCGMQINEVVGTRSVVGNLEGVIFEVTLKKQHE